The following coding sequences lie in one Cannabis sativa cultivar Pink pepper isolate KNU-18-1 chromosome 5, ASM2916894v1, whole genome shotgun sequence genomic window:
- the LOC115716294 gene encoding lipid transfer protein EARLI 1-like, whose translation MGRSKTSSASLAIFLTLNILFFTLVSGCGSCRGGGGGSGGSGGRGGSGGRGGGGGRGGGGGGGRGGGGGSGGGGSGGGGSGGGGSGGGGGGTPSPGTGGGGGGGGTPSPGTGGGGGGGGGNGSTATCPRDALKLGICANVLGGLINATIGTPPVTPCCTLIQGLADLEAAVCLCTAIRANILGINLNIPLSLSLLLNVCSRNAPRGFQCS comes from the coding sequence ATGGGTCGTTCCAAAACTTCCTCTGCCTCACTTGCCATATTCCTCACACTAAACATTCTTTTCTTTACTCTTGTAAGTGGTTGTGGCTCATGCCGTGGTGGCGGTGGCGGTAGTGGTGGCAGTGGCGGTAGAGGTGGTAGTGGTGGAAGAGGTGGTGGTGGGGGAAGAGGTGGCGGCGGTGGTGGTGGTAGAGGTGGTGGTGGAGGTTCAGGTGGAGGAGGTTCAGGTGGAGGCGGTTCAGGTGGAGGCGGCTCAGGTGGTGGTGGCGGTGGAACTCCAAGCCCTGGCACCGGTGGTGGCGGCGGTGGTGGTGGAACTCCAAGCCCTGGCACTGGCGGTGGCGGCGGCGGTGGTGGTGGCAACGGAAGTACAGCAACATGCCCTAGGGATGCCCTTAAGTTAGGGATTTGCGCTAATGTTCTTGGAGGGTTGATTAACGCCACCATTGGAACTCCTCCGGTGACACCTTGCTGTACTCTTATCCAAGGCCTTGCTGACCTTGAAGCAGCCGTGTGCCTTTGCACCGCCATTAGGGCTAATATTCTAGGTATCAACCTCAACATCCCACTTTCACTGAGCTTGCTTCTCAACGTTTGCTCCAGAAATGCCCCACGTGGATTCCAGTGTTCCTAA